The Chitinophaga lutea genome contains the following window.
CGTCCGTTCCTTTTTTGATCCATCTGCCCAGCTTGCGCTGCACGGCGTATTCCATTTTCTTCCAGCGGCGGAGATCGTCGAAGCGGAAGCCTTCGCCCATCAGTTCGATGGCCCTTTCACGCCTGATTTCCCAAAGCTGGGGTGCAACCGCCGCATCACGCGTCGGGTCTGCCGGGATGGCCGCGAGGTTCAGCGGCGCCACACCGCCCCTGGCACGAAGTTTATTGATCGTCTGGTCGGCAATCACCTGGTTGAATTCGCCCAGTTCGTATTTCGCTTCGGCATAATTCACCAGCACTTCGGCCATCCGGAAAATGGGTGCGTCGTTGATATCCGTGTTCTGCACGCGGAGGATCTTGTTACTGAACTTGTAAAAACGGTAACCGGTATACGTTACGTTGAACGGCTGGCCCTGGTTATAATCCACGTAATGCGGCTCCTCCCGCACCACCAGGCCCTGCCAGTTCAGCGTTGGCAAGGTTTTCAGCTTGTCGTTGGAAATACCGGCCATTACGTCGATGTACTCCCTGTCGGCCGCGTTGCCGGTGTAGGTAAACGTCTGGCTGGGATGGTTCACCGTCACCCTGAACGGCGGCGGCGTCGTGAAATAGAGGCGTTTGTCGCGGTTGCGGTATTCGGTGTAGGGGGATTTGTCGCCGGCAAACTGCGGGCTCGTCCAGCGGGTCTGCCCGTCTTTCAGCAGGTACATGTCCGCCGCCTTCTTCGTCAAATCCCATCTGCCGGCCGAGTTACGACCACGACTGGCCAGTACGTGCGTCACCTGGTTCAGTTCGTATTGTTTGTACAGCAAAATGCCGGGCACATTGGCGAGCGACTCGCTGTTGAACTCTTCGTCGTAATTGGGGTGGAGCGTGGGGAAAGCCGCTACCAGCTTCGCGGCGGCATCGGCGCTCGCGCGCAGGAACGGCTGCGGATCGCCGAGGTTGTGATATTTGCGCCAGGTGCCTTCCATCAGGCCGAACCGCGCCAGGAACGCACGCACCACATGCACGTTGATGGTGTTGGCGCCGTCACCGGCGGGTTTGATATGCGCTTCCGCCCATTGCAGCTGTTCGAGGAGCTTGGAAGTTACTTCGTTGCGGGGCGTTCTTTTGCCGTACAGCACCTCCTTGTCCGCGTCCGCAAGCGCCTTCTCCACCCAGATCACATCGCCGTATTTGTTCACCAGGTTATAAAAGTTGAACGCCCTGAAAAAATACCCCACACTGCGCCAGTGGTCTTTTTCTTCCTGGGTGATGGTGGCGTTATCGAGATTGTCGAGCATGATATTCACGGCGCGGATATTGGCGTAAGGCGCTTTGTAATCA
Protein-coding sequences here:
- a CDS encoding RagB/SusD family nutrient uptake outer membrane protein, whose protein sequence is MKFAKHIITYCSCLMLLQSCSQKEFLDLQPKDKLTVGTTFTKYDNIKTYAWQFYEAFPGYNEAVPNQEFNSDLFLNANPNAESLWIWQRMTIPSSSDDYKAPYANIRAVNIMLDNLDNATITQEEKDHWRSVGYFFRAFNFYNLVNKYGDVIWVEKALADADKEVLYGKRTPRNEVTSKLLEQLQWAEAHIKPAGDGANTINVHVVRAFLARFGLMEGTWRKYHNLGDPQPFLRASADAAAKLVAAFPTLHPNYDEEFNSESLANVPGILLYKQYELNQVTHVLASRGRNSAGRWDLTKKAADMYLLKDGQTRWTSPQFAGDKSPYTEYRNRDKRLYFTTPPPFRVTVNHPSQTFTYTGNAADREYIDVMAGISNDKLKTLPTLNWQGLVVREEPHYVDYNQGQPFNVTYTGYRFYKFSNKILRVQNTDINDAPIFRMAEVLVNYAEAKYELGEFNQVIADQTINKLRARGGVAPLNLAAIPADPTRDAAVAPQLWEIRRERAIELMGEGFRFDDLRRWKKMEYAVQRKLGRWIKKGTDVPANSIIPIENGAAEGYIAYEGVPPGPFPEYYYLHPLPSNQTVMNPNLGQNPGWK